The sequence below is a genomic window from Coffea arabica cultivar ET-39 chromosome 8e, Coffea Arabica ET-39 HiFi, whole genome shotgun sequence.
GGCACCAAAAAGAATCCAGGATGTAGCTTTATAGAAGTGGATGGCAAGTTTCACGAATTTTTGGTTGCTGATGAAACACATCCTGAATCAAAAGCAATCTACCTACTGTTAGATGAGATTTTCCTGCTATCAGAACTGGAATTGTATAGTTCAGGTCACGAGTACACTTGTGATTTCTCTCCCGTGTAAGGAGTCCAACAAAATCTAGATAAGTTTTTACAAGCTTGTGTACCATAATATTCACTTAAAACATTTGTGCAGAAAATTCCATGAATAGAACTGGTCCTGCATCCTACCAAGGAGGATGTCACCGTTGTGTTAACAAAAGAGCTGACTATTTCAGAGCATGGTGTCTTGGTAAAGTTTGTGAAAGTGCATGAATTCTAAACAGGGTGTGATAGCAAGTGCTCAAGGTTTCACCAAGTTCTGTATCAAGGATTATTTGCAAAATGCCTCAGAATGGGAGAACACAGAAGCCAAACCATGGAAGCTTAAGTTATTTGACTAATCCCCAATGTATAGCAGAAATCAATGTGGAGTATATGAAGCTGCACTCTGCTCTGTAACATGTGCCAACCATGTCAATGCAATTCCAACTAGAAAATGTGGTTCACAAACAAAATGTCCTTATTTCAAGCGTCTGCTATTTCATCTGCCAGTTTCTTTAATAGTTTATGGTGGAAACTACAATTCACTGGTTCTTAGAAAAGTCACTGCTGATGCTAAACCTTTTTGTCCAGAGCTCACTGAGGCATTTCATGTGGAGTTTGACACTCTTGAGTCTTCACTACACAGGCTGCTGGCAACCGGTTCCTACTTTTAGTTTGATTGGTAAGTAAAGATTACTTGAGGGGAAGTAACTGATGTTGTGGTTGCTGCATCTTCCTGTAAATATGTGTTCTAATGTGTATCTAATGTGTAGCAGTGGCACTTCAGATGTATATTGGAACACAGCTATGTTGCGGTTGCTGCATCTTCCTTAAAATATGTGGCCTAGTGTGTAGCAGTGGCACTTAAAAGGTATACTAGAATACAGCTGCCTTAAGCATGTTTGTGTTTTAGAGCTTGAATCAGCTCCAGTGAAAAGATTATTCACATAGCAGCATTCTGTGATTTCAAGTAGTAGCAGTTTCGCTGCTAAGAGCATGTTATGCTCTGGTTACCGTCTTGCTTGTACCACATAGCTttacaacccccccccccccccccccccaacacccACACCCACACCCACAAAGCCATAAGGGAATGTGGGAGAAATTTTACTCACCTGGTTTAAACTTTGCCCATGTCCTTCTGACAAATAAACTGTAACTACATTCAGGGGAATACCTGTAGAAATGACAAAGACACTCTCATACACATTTTTGTATTAGAATATCCAATTTGATGCAATTTTGTGAGACGCATTTTTTTATGAGAATTTTGCTAGTATGCAGTAAGGTTTCTGGAGATTGAATCTTCATCAAGGAACAATGGTTTATTATTTTCAGAATAGACATATATATACAAACATTCAGGTAGCTGCAGTTAAGTGCGACTTTTCTAAGACGGCTACAACTGCAAACATTTTGCCACCCAGTCGAGCAATGGAACCAAAACAAGCAGCTCATTGAGGTCACAGACGGAATTTCTTGgtgcaaaatttaatttttgaactcCTAGAATTCCAATCAATCTGGCTCAAACTGAGCTGTAATGAAGGCTCTTatccttgtttttttttggttgaaatttgtTATTGAAGAGTAGAGGTCTTTGGTGTTATACTCTGTGAAGAAGCTTCATCACTTAATTGGTTCATGAGATTATATGTTCCAAGAACTCACATGCAGGAAGCTGATTGTTAAGTACTTCATGCATTAACTGTTGCTCCTAAATAAAGGACCCTCTTCAAGGCTTCTGGACATATATCTGTTTTCCGTGCTTGATGAATTGAAACATTTTGTCAGGAATAATCTGGGATCTTAGGCAAGAGTGAAGAGTATCCTGATGCAACAAGAAGACAAACAGGAGCTAAGAGGCCTGGAAAACCTTAGGATTTAAACATCCCATGACTAAAGTGAAACGCAATGGTCTCCTTGTCGAGATCAATCACCAACGGCAAATTAACCAGCAATGGAACAACATGCCAATGACGTACTTTTCAATGTATAGCGAATGGTAAAAGAAGTTTCAGGACCCAAGTGGGACAATTCATGTTACCTTCCTATAAGTCAAATTTAAGAAGATAAGTCTATAGTAGTTACAAGAAGTTACTGTGTTCAAAATGCCTAACAGAATTTGGATCCCTAGGGATGGACATTACAAAGGATCAGTCTTGAGCTCCTTTCCACTTCCAAAATAGACAAAACACTTCTTGTAAGCAAAGATAATTACATctgaaaaatgagtaaataGCCTATCGCTAAAGAGTGCAAATCCATTAGCCTACCATCTGTAGTTAAAAGGCTTTTGAGTTAGTCATAAAGATTTTCTGTTACCAACTGGAAAAGTCTACTAGGAAAAACTGTGATGTTATGTACCAACTGCAGAAAGCAACTTGGTAAATATGAATTCGACAGGAATGCATGTTGCTTCTCGCAGTAGACTGCCTCCTTGCTTGCCTAGGCTTACTTTTTCAGAATTTTGACGAGTAATTTGGAGATTGTCCCCATTCTGCTCCGACAAGTTACTCCTTTTTGGTGGATACAAAAAGAACTCCTCTGCCTGGGGAAAATTGGTTGTCTTTGCTTCAAGACCTGAGTCACCAAAAGTTTTGCTGGCTTGTTCACCTTTCTCATCTCTAGCAGGAGGGTGGGGGGTGGTGATGTAGCACACAGGAGTTCTAAACCTCCAAACTAGTTGATGGGCACTACTATCAGCATTACCATCCATCTGACTGGAACTATTCTTCCTAACAAGAAAAATTGCAGGAATGTCCTCCAATACTTCTACTTCAATAGGGTACCCTATGATGGCCTTCTTGTTTGATTTGCTCATTAGAGAAACAAGAGGGACATGCTCTTTCCGGTAGCTAGCTTGAACAGTTATATTGACATCGATCAACATTGTTTCCATCATAGCATGGACTGGCCTAAAGCAGAGGCTATCAGAGTCTTCCAAGTACTTGCCTCCAGTAAGAGAACAAAAGAGAGTTTTGTCCTCCAAAGCCAAGTGTTCAGCAGATTTGCTGTCAACTCTgtaatttctttcttccttaCATGGAGTATCCAGCAGCACTATATCCTGTATGTTGCGTGATCGTTTTCTGGACACTGCAAAACTTGTTCCATTAGTTACAGTGCTTGGAGTTCCACCTGAATTGTGCGTGCAAGGCTGTTCATTTGAGTTCAAGTTCTGAGAACCTGCACCACTGGCAATCTTGGCGTCAGGAGAAGATTCGGATGTGTAACTCAGATGCTCCTCCAGCAAATTAATGCTTCGCTTTTTGCTTCTATTCTGAAAGCTGCCTGAATTCCTCAGTAAAGATGTATCAATTTGATATATACAAGAGTTGTTATGTCTAAGATGTCTCAAAATATTCAACTACTTCTGGAActaaatgaaacaaaaatacTTTGAACATCATCATTTTTTTCAGGTGCTTTGCTCGCTGTTATTGTAAGACAGTTTCTTTAAAAACCATTTGCTCTATTTGGATCcttgagtttttcaaaaattagtttttcagatactataaaattttttaaaaagtacccTAAAAGATACTCTAAAaagtagtttaaattttttttaatgtataaaaaatatcccaaaatatattctaaaaactctactactcttgaatattccaaaatatattctaaaaatattccaaaatatactctaaaatcCTGCtagagtaaaatttttcaaaaaatctccaaaaacagctaatccaaaagGAAAGCACCGCACAAGGATCTAGGGGAAGTAGAAAATGATTCGTGAATGCATTAGGTGATCTTGGTGAATTAAAACCACCATGTACATGTGTCACTGGCGCCCGTGCAAGCAATGGCATTTCTTACTATGTTAAAGTGCCTTTCTTTGTTCATAGTTATATCCTCATTTTGTACATAAA
It includes:
- the LOC113702959 gene encoding uncharacterized protein: MGLAVGSLVWVQRKNGSWWPGKVVGLDEAACPLKHLSPSAVKTPIKLLGKENGSVEWHNLETSKRIKAFRSAEFDGFIKDAESVQSSLAIKNGKYAHREDAVLHALQLEKQEQEKSHKTPDNVKQGPLCRAKRSKCVYLPVEKASSENSVLHCQSSKVIPSACVTEDHYQVSSLAEEKDSAESRVSGFSESCFKDNGRRVKQITGSFQNRSKKRSINLLEEHLSYTSESSPDAKIASGAGSQNLNSNEQPCTHNSGGTPSTVTNGTSFAVSRKRSRNIQDIVLLDTPCKEERNYRVDSKSAEHLALEDKTLFCSLTGGKYLEDSDSLCFRPVHAMMETMLIDVNITVQASYRKEHVPLVSLMSKSNKKAIIGYPIEVEVLEDIPAIFLVRKNSSSQMDGNADSSAHQLVWRFRTPVCYITTPHPPARDEKGEQASKTFGDSGLEAKTTNFPQAEEFFLYPPKRSNLSEQNGDNLQITRQNSEKVSLGKQGGSLLREATCIPVEFIFTKLLSAVGT